A single genomic interval of Chrysemys picta bellii isolate R12L10 chromosome 8, ASM1138683v2, whole genome shotgun sequence harbors:
- the LOC101937597 gene encoding diablo IAP-binding mitochondrial protein-like, producing the protein MCGWWLRGCCALLRQDIPVLANARRCYFSGLSGSWNKVGFGVALCAVPIVQEKLSTSLSHEALIRKAVLLVTDGTCTLLFQKTYVLIEALTEYTKADHTLVCFYQHYTDLLGKMNSKEVDAVWQVIIGARVVLTPKQQEFLKLESSWMTSLRLSEMAAEAAYQSGEHQASVRARNHIQPVKTQVQEAGQLSRKAETTLVEPQTEELTNCLPLNS; encoded by the exons ATGTGTGGCTGGTGGCTCCGGGGCTGCTGCGCCCTCCTCAGACAAGATATTCCTGTTCTAGCTAATGCTAGGAGATGCTATTTCTCAGGACTGAGTGGCTCATGGAATAAAGTGGGTTTTGGAGTAGCCTTGTGTGCAGTCCCTATTGTACAGGAAAAGCTGT CCACTTCTCTCAGCCATGAAGCCTTGATTAGAAAGGCAGTTTTGCTGGTAACAGATGGTACTTGTACTCTTCTCTTTCAAAAAACGTATGTATTAATTGAAGCACTAACTGAGTATACAAAGGCGGATCACACACTGGTGTGTTTCTACCAGCACTATACAGATCTTCTTGGGAAAATGAATTCCAAAGAGGTGGATGCAGTATGGCAGGTGATCATAGGAGCAAGAGTTGTGCTGACTCCAAAGCAGCAAGAATTCCTGAAATTAGAATCCAGTTGGATGACTTCTTTACGTCTTTCAGAGATGGCAGCGGAAGCTGCATATCAATCAGGTGAACATCAAGCTTCAGTGAGAGCTCGCAATCACATCCAGCCGGTGAAAACACAGGTACAAGAGGCAGGACAGCTATCACGGAAAGCAGAGACCACGTTAGTGGAACCTCAGACAGAAGAACTCACTAACTGCCTGCCTCTGAACTCCTGA